The proteins below come from a single Microtus ochrogaster isolate Prairie Vole_2 chromosome 8, MicOch1.0, whole genome shotgun sequence genomic window:
- the Bccip gene encoding BRCA2 and CDKN1A-interacting protein gives MASRAKKRAVGNGVQRLGAQGHHEEEEEDEVEDEEEDDDDDEDIEEEEDEDEIVDEEVNIEFEAYSISDNDYGGIKKLLQQLFLKAPVNTAELTDLLIQQNHIGSVIKQTDVSEDSGDEVDEDEIFGFISLLNLTERKGTQCAEQIKELVLSFCEKNCEKSMVEQLDQLLNDTSKPVGFLLSERFINVPPQIALPMHQQLQKELVDAQRTNKPCGKCYFYLLISKTFVEAKKSGSKKKQDGLQQEALMFANAEEEFFYEEAILKFSYSVQGESDTCLGGRWSFDDVPMKPLRTVMVIPDDKMSEIMEKLKDHLSV, from the exons ATGGCTTCCCGAGCTAAGAAGCGAGCGGTGGGAAACGGGGTTCAGCGGCTGGGAGCGCAGGGTCACCacgaggaggaagaagaggatgaggtggaagatgaggaagaagacgATGACGACGATGAAGAcattgaggaagaagaggatgaagacGAGATCGTGGACGAG GAAGTGAATATTGAATTTGAAGCTTACTCCATCTCAGATAACGATTATGGCGGAATTAAGAAATTACTGCAACAG ctTTTCCTAAAAGCTCCCGTGAACACTGCAGAACTAACGGATCTATTGATTCAACAGAACCACATCGGGAGCGTGATTAAG CAAACCGATGTTTCAGAAGACAGCGGTGATGAAGTGGATGAAGATGAGATCTTCGGCTTCATAAGCCTTTTAAATTTAACCGAAAGAAAG GGCACGCAGTGCGCGGAACAAATTAAAGAGTTGGTTCTGAGCTTCTGTGAGAAGAACTGTGAGAAGAGCATGGTGGAACAGCTGGACCAGCTGTTGAACGACACCAGCAAGCCTGTGGGCTTTCTGCTCAGTGAAAGATTCATTAACGTCCCTCCTCAGATTGCGCTGCCGATGCACCAGCAGCTCCA GAAAGAATTAGTGGACGCACAAAGAACCAATAAGCCGTGCGGGAAGTGCTACTTCTATCTGCTGATTAGTAAGACATTTGTGGAAGCAAAAAAATCTGGTTCCAAAAAGAAGCAGGATGGTCTTCAGCAGGAAGCCTTGATGTTCGCAAATGCAGAGGAAGAGTTTTTCTATGAG GAAGCGATCCTGAAGTTCAGCTACTCGGTGCAGGGGGAGAGCGACACTTGTCTGGGAGGCAGATGGTCCTTTGATGATGTGCCGATGAAGCCCTTGCGAACTGTGATGGTAATCCCAGACGACAAGATGAGTGAGATCATGGAAAAGCTGAAAGACCATCTATCTGTCTAG